From the genome of Uranotaenia lowii strain MFRU-FL chromosome 1, ASM2978415v1, whole genome shotgun sequence, one region includes:
- the LOC129739784 gene encoding mpv17-like protein has translation MWWRYFLAVTNEYKIVRGMLFYSALWPTGCVLQQTVGEGRHLSDLDWKRCIRYSLYGTFVSAPMLYSWMRLANMMWPRTDFRSSMIKAVTEQAAFDPFAIAFFFYGMSILERKSPHRAAEEVSSKFWDTYKVGFCYWPVVQTLNFSLVPPRNQILAAGVFSLIWTTFLAFVKHLSPETSPIQQLKEPKSRLKPL, from the exons ATGTGGTGGCGTTATTTCCTGGCGGTAACCAATGAGTACAAAATTGTTCGTGGTATGCTATTTTATTCAGCCCTGTGGCCCACTGGATGCGTTCTGCAGCAAACCGTTGGTGAAGGTCGACACCTCAGTGATTTAGACTGGAAGCGTTGCATCAG ATACAGCTTGTACGGGACCTTCGTGTCGGCTCCCATGCTGTACTCCTGGATGCGTCTGGCCAATATGATGTGGCCTCGAACCGATTTCCGGTCCTCGATGATCAAGGCTGTCACCGAGCAGGCTGCCTTCGACCCGTTTGCGATCGCGTTCTTCTTTTATGGGATGAGCATTCTGGAGCGTAAAAGTCCGCATCGAGCCGCTGAAGAG GTTTCGTCCAAATTCTGGGACACCTACAAGGTGGGCTTCTGCTACTGGCCGGTGGTGCAGACGCTAAATTTCTCCCTGGTACCACCCAGGAATCAAATTCTGGCCGCCGGGGTGTTCAGCCTCATCTGGACCACCTTTCTGGCCTTTGTCAAACACTTGTCACCCGAAACCAGTCCCATTCAGCAGCTCAAAGAACCGAAATCGCGGTTGAAACCGCTGTGA
- the LOC129739353 gene encoding uncharacterized protein LOC129739353 has translation MVPTLSRALAIVCLLSVLVGLCHGYTLNREKRQTGSMMMNTDGGSGSDRAAIPGLGELQTVIDVAQFLLNVGQQVLPGLLEQLPGAITSVAGAGGMGSG, from the exons ATGGTTCCGACTCTGAGTCGAGCCTTAGCGATTGTGTGTTTATTGTCAGTTTTGGTTGGGTTGTGCCATGGATACACG CTGAATCGTGAAAAACGCCAAACAGGATCCATGATGATGAACACTGACGGAGGAAGTGGCTCCGATCGGGCGGCTATTCCGGGGTTGGGTGAACTTCAAACCGTCATAGATGTGGCCCAGTTCCTCCTGAATGTTGGACAACAGGTGTTGCCTGGACTTCTGGAACAGCTTCCTGGGGCCATAACGAGCGTAGCGGGCGCAGGCGGCATGGGATCCGGATAA